A genomic segment from Legionella micdadei encodes:
- a CDS encoding Spy/CpxP family protein refolding chaperone: protein MNKKILGMIVFFFALVLGQISFADSSDCGKGIKDLVESLNLDDSQKAKIKPILDQLKSTVSDKAGQMDSLRKQISQQVTSGNMDQSTVDNLVDQKTKLIGDIMKAKIAATNQIMGILNDTQKAQLQKKIQDFEEKMSEKYKKCHDED from the coding sequence ATGAATAAGAAAATTTTAGGGATGATTGTCTTTTTCTTTGCTTTAGTGCTTGGGCAAATTTCTTTTGCCGATTCTTCAGATTGTGGAAAAGGAATTAAAGACTTAGTTGAATCATTAAATCTTGATGATTCACAAAAGGCAAAAATCAAACCTATTTTGGATCAACTAAAATCAACGGTGTCTGATAAAGCCGGGCAAATGGATAGCTTAAGGAAGCAAATTAGCCAGCAAGTTACGTCTGGTAACATGGACCAATCCACCGTTGATAACCTAGTTGATCAAAAAACAAAGCTGATTGGTGACATAATGAAAGCCAAAATTGCAGCCACAAATCAAATTATGGGCATTCTAAACGACACGCAAAAAGCCCAATTGCAAAAGAAGATACAAGACTTTGAAGAAAAGATGTCTGAGAAATATAAAAAATGTCACGATGAGGATTAA